The following proteins are co-located in the Podarcis raffonei isolate rPodRaf1 chromosome 5, rPodRaf1.pri, whole genome shotgun sequence genome:
- the LOC128414758 gene encoding A-kinase anchor protein 4-like, giving the protein MSQEVDWLHSQAGVCKVDLYNPDGGKDQERKVICFVDVSSLNIKNTDDTGKDAAGQSKGNETATGLDLGKMQDKEVIVIKDSETPEQSKTEGAVCLFKQGSTEELNVVSWLFDDLQKYACGFQHALTPSTAPRQQKPSAADKMSQNNNNTAFKSAEGQKGPADEVASTVQKLCSLVMQMASKEISENLEDAANKCIRQAIYATKDGKALNPGSVSKVASKMVNEVMENAQDPGVKSSQEQVTGKKEEGKGSPKKTSLFYGEVCSNQSESMPECDDGKPTSHAHLIHPRKQSGRNDCGSFNKGLMVYANKNAKDMTFSFVNATKIHKSRQPLPACVILKRVFLKHTKDVISDLIDSTMKNLHNVTGVLMTDSDFVTTVKKNLFNAGTQKSTEILEAMVLRMYNALMSETKEKGHSLVYSLLKTGCSLDPNAPNMHFASLKGGLHTREKVKQDPAQSAAQKVGETIIKDGISMLRSKTGCKGPDRGCHDKRPEKSSSTTEFLAKDLILTALMLIQQHLLTQYKDPCHDSNTSSFGFCEKGGKHGSKSHGCKGDPQQQDYQRGEIQSALLSIIQKVLQEAGFNVDECEISTKNCKPSSYDDRSSRKSSTKHCNPEMDSENMDQINKKFIDQLMESVMKLCMYMTKSPDFVVEDYSDDQATYFTARNKGVSSPDSMASQKPPQPTNIGKPLVPAGSEVIVNNQCANTSSQNKELQAILQWMAASHFQVPNLTFMNENDEELKKLPQLADKAAKKGASVGDILQEVMKYFEKQQVDAAVGNMPRGGLLDWLLANL; this is encoded by the coding sequence ATGTCTCAAGAAGTTGACTGGTTACACAGCCAAGCAGGCGTGTGTAAGGTAGACCTCTACAATCCTGATGGAGGGAAGGACCAGGAGCGAAAAGTGATCTGTTTTGTTGATGTCTCCAGCCTGAACATAAAAAACACAGACGATACAGGCAAAGATGCTGCTGGCCAGTCTAAAGGCAATGAAACTGCCACAGGACTTGATCTGGGGAAAATGCAGGACAAAGAGGTAATTGTAATAAAGGATAGTGAGACACCAGAACAGTCTAAGACTGAAGGAGCAGTCTGTCTGTTCAAACAAGGTTCAACTGAAGAACTGAATGTTGTGTCCTGGCTCTTTGACGACCTGCAGAAATATGCATGTGGATTCCAACATGCACTGACCCCTTCTACTGCCCCTCGTCAACAAAAGCCATCAGCGGCTGACAAGATGtcccagaacaacaacaacacagctttCAAGTCTGCTGAAGGTCAGAAAGGACCTGCAGATGAAGTAGCAAGCACTGTTCAAAAGTTGTGCTCCTTGGTTATGCAAATGGCAAGTAAAGAGATCTCTGAAAATCTGGAAGATGCTGCCAATAAATGTATACGCCAGGCAATTTATGCCACCAAAGATGGGAAAGCCCTCAATCCTGGTTCTGTAAGTAAAGTTGCATCCAAGATGGTGAACGAGGTGATGGAAAATGCCCAGGATCCTGGTGTTAAATCATCTCAAGAACAGGTTACGGGCAAGAAGGAAGAGGGTAAAGGAAGTCCCAAGAAAACCTCTCTCTTTTATGGTGAGGTATGCTCCAACCAAAGTGAATCCATGCCAGAATGTGATGACGGAAAGCCAACGTCACATGCTCATTTGATACATCCAAGGAAACAGTCAGGTCGCAATGACTGCGGTTCTTTTAACAAAGGGCTAATGGTTTATGCAAATAAAAATGCTAAGGATATGACATTCTCATTTGTGAATGCCACAAAGATTCACAAGAGTAGGCAACCACTTCCAGCTTGTGTGATTTTGAAAAGAGTGTTTCTCAAACACACAAAGGATGTCATATCAGACTTAATTGACTCTACtatgaaaaatctacataatgTCACTGGGGTCCTCATGACAGACTCTGACTTTGTTACCACAGTGAAGAAAAATCTCTTCAATGCAGGGACCCAGAAGTCAACGGAGATTTTAGAAGCAATGGTACTAAGAATGTACAACGCTTTGATGTCGGAAACTAAGGAGAAAGGGCATAGTCTTGTATACTCTTTATTGAAGACAGGATGTTCGTTAGATCCTAATGCTCCAAATATGCATTTCGCATCTTTGAAAGGTGGATTACACACGAGGGAGAAAGTAAAGCAAGATCCAGCTCAGTCTGCAGCTCAGAAAGTAGGTGAGACAATAATTAAGGATGGAATCAGCATGCTGCGATCAAAAACAGGATGCAAAGGTCCAGACAGGGGATGCCATGACAAGAGACCAGAAAAAAGTAGCTCCACAACTGAGTTTCTAGCAAAAGACCTCATTTTGACAGCTTTAATGTTGATACAGCAGCACCTGCTAACTCAATACAAGGACCCATGTCATGACTCAAACACATCTTCATTTGGGTTCTGTGAAAAGGGAGGCAAACATGGTTCCAAATCTCATGGTTGCAAGGGTGATCCACAACAGCAAGATTACCAGAGGGGAGAAATACAAAGTGCTCTCCTATCAATCATCCAGAAGGTCCTTCAAGAGGCTGGTTTCAACGTGGATGAGTGCGAAATAAGCACCAAGAATTGCAAACCAAGCTCATATGATGATAGGTCTAGCAGAAAATCCtcaaccaaacactgcaatccAGAAATGGATTCTGAAAACATGGACCAAATAAACAAGAAATTCATTGATCAGCTGATGGAATCTGTGATGAAGCTGTGTATGTACATGACTAAAAGCCCTGATTTTGTTGTTGAAGATTACTCTGATGATCAAGCTACATACTTTACCGCAAGAAACAAAGGTGTATCAAGTCCAGATTCGATGGCATCCCAGAAACCTCCACAACCTACTAATATTGGAAAGCCACTTGTGCCCGCTGGTTCTGAGGTGATAGTAAACAACCAGTGTGCCAATACCAGCTCACAGAACAAAGAGCTCCAGGCTATCCTCCAATGGATGGCGGCCTCTCACTTCCAAGTGCCCAATCTCACATTCATGAATGAGAATGATGAGGAACTGAAGAAGCTTCCTCAACTGGCTGACAAAGCAGCCAAGAAGGGTGCGAGTGTGGGGGATATTTTGCAGGAGGTAATGAAGTATTTCGAAAAACAACAGGTTGATGCCGCTGTGGGAAACATGCCTCGTGGCGGACTTCTTGACTGGTTGCTTGCTAATCTGTAG